One window of the Yamadazyma tenuis chromosome 6, complete sequence genome contains the following:
- the KIN3 gene encoding G2-specific serine/threonine protein kinase (EggNog:ENOG503NU17; COG:D; BUSCO:EOG092626EQ), with the protein MTSSISDEYEALEVIGKGSFGTVRKVRQKSDNHMFVRKEIDYTSMNTQERNQLISELRILRELNHPHVVKYCRHDHLMSKKSIHIYMEYCDGGDLGQVVANFKKNKETVPEEFVWQVMVQTLLALHKCHYGIDAKKVNLFASSEVEPPINSETVIIHRDIKPDNIFLLNAGKTIKLGDFGLAKMLTSQNDFAKTYVGTPYYMSPEVLMDNPYSPVCDIWSLGCVLFELCALQPPFQAKTHLSLQTKIKKGIIPDLPSCYSLQLTSMIKECITVDPESRPSCFDLLQALPVRFLRKEMELKGASAELNEYQKQLVSKNDELKKKEAYLNTIEQKIYNSKVDLQEEYTNIQKKCDMQKKQIENELIEEFEARKKLMDQEAKEVRLNYQREFKLVVEQEVQQRLKEILMTQNSDLIRKKSDPTRQNQDVSTPQAKNFLYQNNHHYSSDKLVSPNKPRGPKELMDESPTRRTPLKIRNDYDDYDSYKNHKNPQSPTRLQGNNYRKRITDELEPLTIDKRNIPEYEELYLRNKNYRH; encoded by the coding sequence ATGACAAGTAGCATCAGTGATGAGTATGAAGCACTAGAAGTCATCGGCAAGGGGTCGTTTGGTACTGTGCGTAAAGTCCGTCAGAAGCTGGATAATCATATGTTTGTTCGCAAAGAGATCGACTACACCTCCATGAACACCCAGGAACGAAACCAATTGATCTCTGAACTCAGAATCTTACGAGAACTCAACCATCCCCACGTCGTCAAGTACTGCCGACATGACCATCTCATGAGCAAGAAGTCGATCCACATTTACATGGAATATTGCGATGGAGGAGATTTGGGGCAGGTGGTAGctaacttcaaaaagaataaGGAAACGGTTCCAGAAGAGTTCGTCTGGCAGGTCATGGTCCAGACCTTGTTGGCACTCCACAAGTGCCACTATGGAATCGATGCCAAGAAGGTCAATTTGTTTGCCTCCAGTGAGGTGGAACCTCCCATCAATTCCGAAACTGTCATTATTCACAGAGACATCAAACCCGATAACATCTTTCTTTTGAACGCGGGAAAGACCATCAAGCTCGGGGACTTTGGCTTGGCCAAGATGTTGACGTCTCAGAACGACTTTGCCAAAACCTACGTGGGGACCCCGTACTATATGTCTCCTGAGGTTCTTATGGACAATCCCTATAGTCCAGTCTGCGACATCTGGTCCTTGGGGTGCGTGTTGTTTGAGTTGTGTGCATTGCAGCCACCGTTCCAAGCAAAAACTCACTTGCTGTTGCAAACCAAGATCAAAAAGGGCATTATTCCCGACCTCCCCTCTTGTTACTCGCTCCAATTGACGTCTATGATAAAGGAGTGCATCACAGTGGATCCTGAGCTGAGGCCTTCATGCTTCGATTTGCTCCAGGCGTTGCCAGTACGATTTTTGCGCAAGgagatggagttgaagggTGCGTCAGCCGAGTTGAACGAATACCAGAAACAGTTGGTGAGTAAAAAtgacgagttgaagaagaaggaggcATACTTGAACACCATTGAGCAGAAGATCTACAATCTGAAGGTCGACCTTCAGGAAGAGTATACCAATATCCAGAAGAAATGTGACAtgcagaagaagcagatcGAAAACGAGCTCATCGAAGAGTTTGAGGCTCGCAAGAAGCTCATGGACCAAGAGGCCAAAGAAGTAAGGCTCAATTATCAGCGggagttcaagttggtggtagagcaagaagttcaacaacggTTGAAGGAGATTCTTATGACCCAGAATTCCGACCTTATAAGAAAGAAATCGGATCCCACTCGACAGAACCAGGACGTTTCCACTCCCCAGGCCAAAAACTTCCTCTATCAGAACAACCATCACTATCTGAGTGATAAGCTTGTGCTGCCAAACAAACCCCGGGGGCCCAAGGAACTAATGGATGAAAGCCCCACCCGAAGAACCCCTTTGAAGATCCGTAACGACTATGATGATTATGATTCCTATaaaaaccacaaaaatcCCCAGTCCCCGACCCGACTCCAGGGTAACAACTATCGCAAGCGAATCACCGATGAGTTGGAACCACTTACCATCGACAAGCGAAACATTCCTGAGTACGAAGAGCTTTACctcagaaacaaaaactaTCGACACTAA
- the ADE1 gene encoding Bifunctional purine biosynthetic protein ade1 (BUSCO:EOG09260LS9; COG:F; EggNog:ENOG503NVQW), whose amino-acid sequence MTSLHTTDLDGILPLLSRGKVRDIYEVDAKTLLFVATDRISAYDVIMANGVSSKGKILTKLSEFWFDFLSDTVPNHLALNDNSDDNLFKHLPAPLSEPKYRNQLAGRSLLVKKMKLIPLEVIVRGYITGSAWKEYKKSKTVHGLAIAQTDLQESEEFTTPIFTPSTKAEQGEHDENISPEKAAEIVGKELCDKVATKAIELYCVAKEYAKTQGIIIADTKFEFGLDEDDNLVLVDEVLTPDSSRFWNAANFALGKSQDSYDKQFLRDWLTTNGLAYKDGVAMPEDIVTRTKAKYVEAYEVLTRSKWVE is encoded by the coding sequence ATGACATCTTTACACACTACAGACCTCGATGGTATATTACCCCTCTTGTCCAGAGGTAAGGTCAGAGACATCTACGAGGTGGACGCCAAAActcttttgtttgtggctACGGACAGGATTTCTGCTTATGATGTGATAATGGCTAATGGGGTCTCATCGAAAGGAAAGATCTTAACCAAATTATCCGAATTCTGGTTTGACTTTTTGCTGGACACCGTTCCCAACCACTTAGCGTTGAATGATAACAGCGAtgacaacttgttcaagcaTTTACCAGCGCCATTATCTGAACCAAAGTATAGAAATCAGTTGGCTGGAAGATCgcttttggtgaagaaaatgaagcTTATTCCATTGGAAGTGATTGTAAGGGGCTACATCACCGGATCTGCCTGGAAAGAGTATAAGAAGTCCAAGACCGTGCACGGGTTGGCTATTGCTCAAACAGACTTACAAGAGTCGGAAGAGTTCACCACTCCAATCTTCACTCCTTCTACTAAGGCTGAACAAGGAGAACACGACGAGAACATTTCGCCCGAAAAGGCGGCTGAGATTGTTGGCAAGGAATTGTGTGACAAAGTGGCTACTAAGGCCATTGAATTGTATTGTGTGGCCAAAGAATATGCTAAAACCCAAGGTATTATTATTGCAGACACCAAGTTCGAGTTTGGgttggatgaagacgataacttggtgttggtggacGAGGTTTTGACGCCAGACTCGTCCCGTTTCTGGAATGCCGCCAATTTTGCCCTTGGAAAGTCTCAGGACTCTTATGACAAGCAGTTCTTGAGAGACTGGTTGACTACCAATGGTTTGGCGTACAAGGACGGTGTGGCCATGCCGGAGGATATTGTGACTAGAACCAAGGCTAAGTACGTAGAGGCGTACGAGGTGCTAACTAGAAGCAAGTGGGTAGAGTAG
- the msh2 gene encoding MSH2 protein (BUSCO:EOG09260EPQ; COG:L; EggNog:ENOG503NVGK): protein MSSSRPDLKFGDNLEERRYYSRFSDLPAKNPNLIRFTDHNNKDYFTAIDDDATLIADAIFKTQSVIKTNQNNKNKYVTIAPQVFLNNVLKYCLIENNYKVEIYDHKTFSLIAMGTPGNLEAISNEYNIDLESMVADASSPVTAAVKFQQQGTGKKVGVCLVDLSNTSIRVSEFEDNDLFSNLESLLIQLGVKEVIVPSNYDPENKQLGDVNKLFQTLDKVGVVMSTLKASFFSPKDLEQDLVKILSNEDTNVELILGAKGIASNDYQLSFACLNALIGYLGLLGDGEETKTFSIDKYDLESYMKLDSSTLNALNIFPIKQSGGYNMNIKSNQISSIFELLNKCKTNSGSRLLSQWLKQPLTDHIAISERQMLVEKLINDTNLRVFIDQEFMSQVPDIKRLIKRINSNLKKNGQDNKKLEDVVRLYQLFLNLPNLIEILKMSSDDESDSLRTLIEKNWLEPVTEKFEKLRQFQGLVETAIDLSPLTSANTVSDLNTDFNINPDFEKSLKDVNRRLLQKEGEIKQQHELVADDLNIDIDKKLKLENHQIHNWCFRVTRNDSVVLRGTNYTELQTVKAGVFFTNKELSALSKEHASILQEYNDKQKEIIQEILLITLTFETIFLELSTSLSQIDVLLAFANTSILSPIQYIKPNLVPLSERIDDETFGQRLVDLKNSRHPILEAQDDLNFIPNDVKLSNKDKSFAIITGPNMGGKSTYIRQVGVIALMSQIGCFIPCDEPGTLPIFDSILSRVGAGDSQLKGLSTFMIEMLETSSILSNATHNSLIIIDELGRGTSTYDGFGLAYSISEYIIKSKQCFTLFATHFHELTELNTKYDKIQNLQVKALIGNGEEITLVYKVEPGISSKSFGINVAELVKFPQKIINMAKRKSSELQHEECQDEYIKIKKSKCSSDEINVGIEALNNILREWKSSCFKDNRLLFSTDETINKLKQISSGHKAADDKFVSEIMAML, encoded by the coding sequence ATGTCAAGCTCACGGCCAGATCTAAAGTTCGGCGACAACTTAGAAGAACGGCGGTACTACTCGCGGTTCTCAGATTTGCCCGCCAAGAACCCAAACCTCATTAGGTTCACGGaccacaacaacaaggacTATTTCACCGCCATAGACGATGATGCGACCTTGATTGCAGACGCCATTTTCAAAACCCAGTCTGTCATCAAGACCAACCAGAACAACAAGAATAAGTATGTCACCATTGCTCCCCAGGTGTTCTTAAACAATGTCTTGAAGTATTGTCTCATCGAAAACAACTATAAGGTTGAAATCTACGATCACAAAACGTTCTCGCTCATTGCTATGGGCACCCCAGGAAACCTTGAAGCTATTTCCAACGAATACAATATCGACTTGGAGAGTATGGTTGCAGACGCATCCTCTCCCGTGACCGCTGCCGTGaaatttcaacaacaggGAACTGGAAAAAAGGTGGGGGTGTGCTTAGTTGACTTATCCAACACTTCCATCAGGGTGAgtgagtttgaagataatgaCTTGTTTTCTAACTTGGAAAGTTTATTGATCCAGCTTGGCGTCAAGGAGGTTATTGTGCCCTCTAACTACGACCCGGAGAACAAgcaacttggtgatgtgaATAAGTTGTTCCAGACCTTGGATAAAGTTGGTGTAGTCATGAGTACGTTAAAGGCGTCGTTCTTCAGTCCCAAAGACCTCGAACAGGATTTGGTCAAGATATTGAGCAACGAAGACACCAACGTGGAATTGATTTTAGGTGCAAAAGGTATTGCCTCCAACGACTACCAATTGTCTTTTGCGTGTTTGAATGCGTTGATTGGCTACTTGGGCTTGCTCGGTGACGGGGAGGAAACGAAGACATTTTCCATCGACAAGTACGATCTTGAAAGCTATATGAAGTTGGACTCTTCCACTTTGAATGCGTTGAATATTTTTCCAATCAAACAATCTGGAGGCTACAATATGAACATCAAGTCTAACCAGATCAGCTCGATCTTtgaattgttgaataaatGTAAGACCAACAGTGGTTCACGTCTTTTGTCCCAGTGGCTTAAACAGCCTCTTACTGACCATATCGCCATATCTGAGAGACAgatgttggtggaaaaaTTGATCAACGATACGAACTTGAGGGTGTTCATCGATCAAGAGTTCATGAGCCAAGTCCCCGACATCAAGAGACTCATTAAAAGaatcaattccaacttgaagaagaatggtCAGGataacaagaagttggaagatgtGGTCAGATTATACCAATTATTCCTTAACTTACCtaacttgattgaaattttgaaaatgtcCAGCGATGATGAACTGGACTCATTAAGAACattgattgaaaagaacTGGTTGGAGCCGGTGACTGAAAAGTTCGAGAAGTTAAGACAGTTCCAAGGTTTGGTCGAGACCGCTATCGACTTGTCGCCTTTAACTTCCGCTAACACTGTCAGCGATTTGAATACGGACTTCAATATTAATCctgattttgaaaagtccTTGAAGGATGTCAATCGAAGGTTACTTCAAAAAGAGGGGGAGATCAAGCAACAGCATGAATTGGTTGCCGATGACTTAAACATTGATATTGAtaagaaattgaagttggaaaaccaccaaatccacaaCTGGTGTTTTAGAGTGACTAGAAACGATTCCGTTGTTTTGAGAGGAACCAACTACACGGAGTTGCAAACCGTCAAGGCAGGTGtttttttcaccaacaaagaATTGTCAGCTTTGTCCAAGGAACACGCCAGTATCCTTCAGGAATATAACGACAAACAAAAGGAAATAATCCAAGaaatcttgttgatcacCTTGACGTTTGAAACCATATTTCTCGAGTTGTCGACGTCTTTGAGCCAGATCGATGTTTTATTGGCGTTCGCAAACACTTCAATTCTTTCCCCAATTCAGTATATCAAGCCAAACCTCGTACCCTTGAGCGAGCGTATTGACGATGAAacttttggccaaagattagttgacttgaagaactccaGACATCCAATCTTAGAGGCCCAAGACGACTTGAATTTCATTCCAAATGACGTAAAATTGTCCAATAAGGATAAAAGCTTTGCCATAATCACCGGACCCAATATGGGTGGTAAGTCCACCTATATCAGGCAAGTGGGAGTAATAGCATTAATGAGCCAGATTGGATGTTTCATTCCTTGTGATGAACCCGGTACATTACCGATTTTTGACTCTATACTCTCAAGAGTTGGAGCTGGTGACTCTCAATTGAAAGGATTATCGACATTTATGATTGAAATGTTAGAAACCTCGTCAATTTTGTCGAATGCCACTCATAACTCATTGATTATCATCGATGAATTGGGAAGAGGTACTTCAACATACGATGGGTTTGGTTTGGCGTACTCCATCCTGGAGTACATCATCAAGTCTAAGCAGTGTTTCACATTATTTGCAACACACTTCCACGAACTCACCGAATTAAACACCAAATACGACAAGATTCAGAACCTCCAGGTCAAGGCATTGATTGGAAACGGAGAAGAGATCACGTTGGTGTACAAGGTTGAACCCGGTATCTCGTCCAAATCGTTTGGTATCAATGTGGCCGAACTTGTTAAGTTCCCGCagaaaatcatcaatatgGCCAAGAGAAAGTCAAGTGAGTTACAACACGAAGAGTGTCAAGATGAGTATATTAAGATCAAAAAATCCAAGTGTTCACTGGATGAAATCAACGTTGGAATTGAAGCCTTAAACAATATTTTGAGAGAGTGGAAGTCTTCGTGCTTCAAAGACAATCGGTTATTATTTTCAACCGATGAGACCATCAATAAGTTGAAACAGATCTCCTCTGGTCACAAGGCTGCAGACGATAAGTTTGTGTCAGAGATCATGGCCATGTTATAA
- the YDC1 gene encoding alkaline ceramidase ydc1 (EggNog:ENOG503NV52; COG:I) has translation MWLFAIEYPQEQKLGYWGDITSTIDWCEENYVVSDYVAEFLNTTTNAVFILLALFAIYHARQNKLEWRFIFTGLGFLLVGIGSWWFHMTLKYHFQLLDELPMIYATCVPFWSVFSEFRNPKDSVMIGVGIFMGANLLTLIYVWFKDPTLHQAAYGILNFVIIFKSFRLTEKYVSDPVARSNMHKTMSLGIGLFLLGYIFWNLDIHFCSSIRSIRRNVGIPYGFVLEGHGWWHVFTGLGVYYYLVYEEYLRCFLTKTERFYHFQWKFGLPVVYCHDKDGLAKFRNAKHD, from the coding sequence ATGTGGCTCTTTGCAATTGAATATCCCCAAGAACAGAAGTTGGGATACTGGGGAGATATCACCTCTACCATCGACTGGTGTGAGGAAAACTACGTGGTGTCAGACTATGTCGCTGAGTTtctcaacaccaccaccaatgcCGTATTTATCCTATTGGCCCTCTTTGCTATCTATCATGCGCGACAGAACAAGCTCGAGTGGCGGTTTATCTTCACGGGACTTGGGTTCTTACTCGTGGGAATCGGGTCTTGGTGGTTCCATATGACGTTGAAATACCACTTTCAACTCTTGGATGAATTACCCATGATCTATGCCACTTGTGTACCCTTCTGGTCGGTGTTTAGTGAGTTCAGAAACCCGAAGGATTCGGTGATGATTGGCGTGGGCATCTTTATGGGTGCAAATTTATTGACGTTGATATACGTCTGGTTCAAAGACCCTACTTTGCATCAGGCAGCATATGGGATATTGAACTTTGtgatcatcttcaaatcattcaGATTGACTGAAAAATATGTGTCAGATCCGGTAGCTCGGTCAAACATGCACAAGACCATGTCCTTGGGAATAGggttgtttttgttgggATACATTTTTTGGAATTTGGACATTCACTTCTGCTCATCCATTCGTCTGATCCGAAGAAACGTGGGAATTCCGTACGGCTTTGTTTTAGAGGGACATGGCTGGTGGCACGTATTCACTGGGTTGGGAGTGTATTACTATTTGGTGTACGAAGAATATTTAAGGTGCTTTTTGACTAAAACCGAAAGGTTTTACCACTTCCAGTGGAAGTTTGGTCTCCCTGTTGTCTACTGCCATGACAAGGATGGGTTGGCCAAGTTTAGAAATGCTAAGCATGACTAG
- the MET16 gene encoding 3'-phosphoadenylsulfate reductase (COG:E; EggNog:ENOG503NVJM; BUSCO:EOG09264FVQ) has protein sequence MSIHITPEQLTHINQQLAQLTPQEIIRWSYITFPQLYQITAFGLTGLVTIDMISKMNLEVDLVFIDTLFHFPQTLELVDKVEQKYGKSVTVFKPNGFDTEKQFTDVHGSLWETDDLKYDFLVKVEPLQRAYKQLNINAVLTGRRGSQGGDRSNLPFVEIDHEFNIIKINPFLTWKFDQVQQYVTENSVPYNELLNLGYKSVGDWHSTEPVADGEDERSGRWKGKAKTECGIHSTSKYALYLKNQALGEQQKAA, from the coding sequence ATGTCCATACACATCACCCCCGAGCAGCTAACACATATTAACCAGCAGCTCGCCCAGCTCACACCCCAGGAAATTATTCGGTGGAGCTATATCACCTTTCCTCAGCTTTACCAAATTACAGCTTTTGGTCTTACTGGGCTTGTCACCATCGATATGATCTCTAAAATGAATCTTGAGGTGGACTTGGTGTTCATTGATACGTTGTTCCACTTCCCCCAGACTTTGGAGCTTGTGGACAAAGTTGAACAGAAATACGGTAAGAGTGTCACTGTGTTCAAACCCAATGGATTTGACACGGAGAAACAGTTCACCGACGTACATGGCAGCTTGTGGGAAACCGACGACTTGAAGTACGATTTCCTCGTCAAAGTGGAACCGTTGCAAAGAGCATACAAACAGTTGAATATTAATGCTGTTCTCACGGGGAGAAGAGGTAGTCAAGGTGGAGACAGAAGCAATTTACCATTTGTGGAGATTGATCACGAgttcaatatcatcaagatcaACCCATTTTTGACGTGGAAGTTTGACCAGGTACAGCAGTATGTCACTGAAAACAGTGTTCCTTACAacgagttgttgaacttgggaTACAAATCTGTGGGAGACTGGCATTCAACAGAACCTGTTGCCGATGGAGAAGATGAGAGAAGCGGTAGATGGAAGGGGAAGGCCAAAACGGAGTGTGGGATTCATCTGACGTCCAAATATGCATTgtatttgaaaaaccaaGCGTTGGGCGAGCAGCAGAAGGCTGCCTAG
- the eso1 gene encoding N-acetyltransferase eso1 (COG:L; BUSCO:EOG09261801; EggNog:ENOG503NW7V) has translation MFSSPELISKTVIYRNKKSTQLELVDKTIHLSRKTDGSYGASDEDILVKISHAAFNPIDIELKNLVLPIFNYWWPNFGLCNDYSGVIVDIGPKASQKYGFKIGDFVCGQTRSGEYTKTLTEYVNFEGKLPGQWSMVKIPSNLSLAEATFALVYSTACGMKNAVKFPQNAKVLVNGASTSVGKYLVSLLKDDPKIKEIVGICSSKSEPVVKSLGVDRIIDYKTTNNIVNSVLEESRDRKFDVFLDCTGSDLLLANLSSFIVKGGYSAHISGGKKVDLKTDSVLSLVTFGIIKNVILSKLGLLPVRVTPVLVEPRDGFEDVTRLFEEGKIKTFVDSVFSFEQYQEAYDLVVSGNTNVLTELSNPSNYTYRDLLQLNDKSKSYSSPLSIIGHIDLNAFFAQVEQVRLNLSIDDPVVCVQWQAVIAVSYAARKFGIKRMDTLDTCKKKCPDLVLAHAAVYEKGSTSWKYLDKLPSQGICKVSLDPYRRESRKIFKILTNNCDLVEKASVDEGYLDLGRIVYDKLTTMYPYLKNGNPNDTLPPIPADFDLQFKGHVFREDPEQSVSLCDWDDLITVIGSNVVLDIRREIYSSLEYTTSAGISRNKNTAKLAGGFLKPDNQTIILNSQIPSFMKKFELNDINGMGGKAGDQILRRFNVPPDVNSIEYLNQLPAKDLSVEEYPNLYDIVQGDFSQPLRDRVEIKSMMSRKQMMAKNPIKTVYDSIDWIKTFAGDLCNRLEDLDEESGVLTRPRTVSVNIHIKGSSNSKQCSIPVVKDLKKLEALIIASCMTLIVELLNSMFDLARLNSVEKLDFKNIHPYNKIDIPHIHNIACIISNLAKLENSIDVFTTSDKSSANKKLFEQFEQEQKKNVESQTADPVVQPKMNKVYINKLFQKYEQDQSKEPVTQKKEPSAPNKAPTKTKRPSAAPEKVPISNPSSKKPKYNILDSLKNLRANQKDAYFESSLRSQIQDAFQIFKGQRFINKYPEEITVATKSMYLILTTLAGYRTLGEEYVDLLYINRSGKRFPGLFRRLGFIVSYALAPYIISRIVKKFKLYSSENERNKVKKWFIDVFSSYTSVLDTMMNLHVAMFYFQGSYYSLSKRLFGMRYIFGHNKDLNKMAKNSNYSLLGLIILLQFVVKGLIKFKAYTDQTNLDSSIIVDHEDDGTYKRISQIKVSANEVDLADDSQLPYIPEASRNCILCLSPMVNPSAANCGHLFCWECIVDWVRENPECPLCRTSCVEQNLLPLK, from the exons ATGTTCAGTTCTCCCGAACTTATATCCAAAACCGTCATCTATAGAAACAAAAAGTCCACCcagttggaattggttgacAAAACTATTCATTTATCCAGAAAAACCGATGGCTCTTACGGAGCAAGCGATGAGGACATTTTGGTCAAAATCTCCCATGCCGCCTTCAACCCAATCGACATcgaattgaagaacttggttcttccaattttCAACTACTGGTGGCCAAACTTTGGTCTCTGTAATGACTACTCGGGTGTGATTGTCGATATTGGTCCCAAGGCTTCCCAGAAGTACGGGTTTAAGATCGGTGATTTTGTGTGTGGGCAAACTAGGAGTGGAGAATATACCAAGACTTTAACTGAGTACGtcaattttgaaggaaaacTCCCTGGCCAATGGTCGATGGTCAAGATACCATCTAATTTGAGTTTGGCTGAAGCTACCTTTGCATTGGTTTATTCTACTGCTTGTGGAATGAAAAACGCTGTTAAGTTCCCACAAAACGCTAAGGTATTAGTCAATGGGGCCTCTACTAGTGTGGGTAAGTACCTTGTTAGTCTCTTGAAAGATGACCCTAAGATCAAGGAAATTGTTGGTATTTGCTCTTCTAAATCGGAACCTGTTGTCAAAAGCTTAGGTGTGGATAGGATCATCGActacaaaaccaccaataatATTGTTAACTCGGTGTTAGAAGAGTCCAGAGACAGAAAGTTTGATGTGTTCCTTGACTGTACTGGAAGTGATCTCCTATTGGCCAATTTGTCCTCTTTTATTGTTAAAGGAGGATACTCTGCGCACATATCTGGAGGTAAGAAGGTTGATTTGAAAACCGATAGCGTGCTTTCTTTGGTAACCTTTGgcatcatcaagaatgttattctttccaagttgggCCTCCTTCCCGTCAGGGTGACTCCTGTTTTGGTTGAACCTCGTGATGGGTTTGAGGATGTTACTAGgttgtttgaagaaggtaaaATCAAGACATTTGTTGACTCGGTGTTCAGCTTTGAACAGTATCAGGAGGCATATGATCTTGTGGTGAGCGGAAATACGAACG TATTGACTGAGTTGAGCAAT CCTTCCAACTACACTTACAGAGACCTTCTTCAGCTCAATGACAAATCCAAAAGCTACAGTCTGCCGCTATCAATCATTGGCCACATTGACCTAAACGCGTTTTTTGCCCAGGTAGAGCAAGTGAGGTTAAATCTATCTATTGATGATCCAGTGGTCTGCGTACAATGGCAGGCCGTCATAGCTGTTAGCTATGCAGCCCGCAAGTTCGGTATCAAGCGAATGGATACCTTGGACACTTGTAAGAAGAAGTGTCCAGATCTAGTGCTAGCTCACGCGGCAGTTTATGAGAAAGGAAGTACCAGTTGGAAGTACTTGGATAAACTCCCGTCTCAGGGTATCTGTAAAGTCAGTTTGGATCCTTACAGACGAGAAAGTCggaaaatcttcaaaattttGACAAACAATTGTGACTTGGTAGAAAAAGCCAGTGTGGACGAAGGatacttggacttgggcAGAATAGTCTATGATAAACTTACAACTATGTACCCatatttgaaaaatggCAACCCTAATGATACGCTACCACCCATTCCAGCAGATTTTGACCTTCAGTTTAAAGGACATGTGTTTCGTGAGGATCCTGAACAACTGGTGCTGTTGTGTGACTGGGATGATCTCATTACGGTGATAGGCTCAAATGTTGTTCTTGACATTCGAAGAGAAATCTACAGCAGTCTTGAGTATACCACATCGGCTGGAATTAGTCGGAACAAAAATACAGCCAAGTTGGCAGGTGGATTCTTGAAACCAGATAATCAGACTATTATCCTCAATAGTCAAATCCCTAGTTTTATGAAAAAGTTCGAGCTCAACGACATTAATGGAATGGGTGGGAAAGCTGGAGACCAGATCCTTAGACGATTCAACGTTCCCCCAGATGTAAACTCTATTGAGTACTTGAATCAGTTGCCAGCCAAGGACCTTTCTGTTGAAGAGTACCCCAACCTCTATGATATTGTTCAAGGAGATTTCTCCCAGCCTCTAAGAGACCGGGTAGAAATCAAGTCAATGATGTCGAGGAAGCAGATGATGGCCAAGAACCCAATAAAAACGGTATACGACTCCATTGACTGGATAAAGACGTTTGCCGGTGATTTATGTAATCGGCTTGAAGACCTTGACGAAGAACTGGGGGTCTTGACTCGTCCCAGAACCGTATCTGTGAACATTCACATCAAAGGTTCTAGTAACTCCAAACAATGCTCTATACCTGTTGTaaaggacttgaaaaaattaGAGGCTCTAATCATTGCTTCGTGTATGACTCTCATTGTCGAGCTATTGAACAGCATGTTCGACTTGGCCCGGTTGAACAGTGTAGAGAAGTTGGACTTTAAGAACATTCACCCGTATAACAAGATAGACATTCCTCACATTCACAACATTGCTTGTATCATATCAAACTTGGCTAAATTGGAAAATTCCATAGATGTATTTACAACCTCCGACAAGTCGAGTGCCAACAAGAAActatttgaacaatttgaacaagagCAGAAAAAAAATGTTGAGTCCCAAACGGCTGATCCTGTGGTGCAACCAAAGATGAACAAAGTGTATATCAACAAGCTTTTTCAGAAGTACGAACAGGACCAAAGCAAAGAGCCTGTTACACAAAAGAAGGAGCCATCAGCACCAAATAAGGCtcccaccaaaaccaaaagacCATCTGCTGCTCCTGAGAAAGTCCCCATATCCAATCCCTCATCCAAGAAACCTAAGTACAATATCCTAGACTCCTTGAAGAATC TAAGAGCCAATCAGAAGGATGCATACTTTGAGTCGTCACTTCGaagtcaaatccaagatgCGTTCCAGATCTTCAAGGGCCAGCGGTTTATCAATAAGTACCCAGAAGAAATCACTGTGGCTACCAAGCTGATGtacttgatcttgacgACTTTGGCTGGGTACAGAACCTTGGGAGAAGAGTACGTTGATTTGCTCTACATTAATCGCAGTGGGAAGCGGTTTCCAGGATTATTTAGGAGGCTTGGTTTCATAGTGTCATATGCTTTGGCACCTTATATCATTTCCCGAattgtcaagaaattcaagCTTTACAGCTCTGAAAATGAGAGGAATAAAGTTAAGAAATGGTTCATCGATGTTTTCTCCAGTTATACGAGCGTATTAGACACAATGATGAATTTGCACGTTGCTATGTTCTATTTTCAAGGGTCGTACTATTCTTTATCAAAACGTCTATTTGGTATGAGGTACATCTTTGGCCacaacaaagacttgaacaagatggCTAAGAACTCAAACTACTCGTTACTTGGGTTAATTATCTTACTTCAGTTTGTTGTCAAGGGTttaatcaagttcaaggcaTATACTGACCAGACCAATTTGGATTCGAGCATTATAGTCGATCATGAAGACGATGGTACGTACAAAAGAATTTCCCAGATCAAGGTTTCGGCAAATGAAGTAGACTTAGCAGATGATAGCCAACTTCCTTATATTCCTGAAGCCTCAAGAAATTGTATTCTTTGTCTTTCGCCTATGGTGAACCCATCGGCTGCAAACTGCGGTCATTTATTCTGCTGGGAATGCATTGTGGATTGGGTAAGAGAAAACCCTGAATGCCCTCTTTGCAGGACGCTGTGTGTAGAACAGAACTTGTTGCCTTTAAAGTGA